From Magnolia sinica isolate HGM2019 unplaced genomic scaffold, MsV1 ctg249, whole genome shotgun sequence, the proteins below share one genomic window:
- the LOC131236164 gene encoding subtilisin-like protease SBT3, protein MQTQSMATSTSLYLWLVITIIHLSHTSSQMATYIVHMDLSIMPNAFSDHRSWYAATLSAVEDIDGPGWPTSTLIYAYDHAMHGFSARLSPTQLQELQKSHGYVSSYPDMPITVDTTHTSQFLGLTPASGIWPASNYGEDVIIGMIDSGIWPESKSFDDDGMAPVPSRWKGTCEQGTAFNSSACNRKLIGARFFNKGITAANPNVTFAINSPRDTDGHGTHTASTATGSYAEGASYFGYASGTATGMAPRARVAAYKVLWEEGTSVADILAGIDHAISDGCDVISISLGLNGVPLYNDPVAIASYAAMEKGIFVSLSAGNDGPFLGTLHNGTPWALTVGASTVDRRFTGTITLGNGVSVVGDSLYIANSTTLNQTPIVFMGACDNQTLLEKVGYKIVVCVSNDSDTDLLSDQIQLVSSSKVAAGLFVSNTSYLEFFITFEFPAAILKPEDSQTILDYIKGGPNPTASIKFGETLLGTKPAPTVSGYSSRGPSSSCPGVLKPDLVAPGSFILASWPRNVSVLESGGSHQLFNDFNFLSGTSMSCPHAAGVAALLRAAHPDWSPAAIRSAMITTSDALDNTLLPIKDSGNDLELATPLALGAGHINPNKALDPGLIYDADTRDYEQLLCALNYTKEQFQAVTRSSNFNCSNPSSDLNYPSFIVFVKPNDTGIIKEFRRTVTNVGNGISTYQAKVGPMEGFDVKVNPDTLVFEEKNEKLNFTVTLVAQTKIEEYLMHGSLSWVEDGGKHVVMSPIVVTTIILDSV, encoded by the coding sequence ATGCAAACCCAATCAATGGCCACTTCTACATCCCTCTACCTATGGCTCGTGATCACCATCATCCATCTCAGCCACACATCATCACAAATGGCCACTTACATTGTTCACATGGACTTATCCATCATGCCCAATGCCTTCTCCGACCACCGGAGCTGGTACGCCGCCACCCTCTCAGCCGTCGAGGACATCGACGGCCCTGGCTGGCCCACCTCTACCCTCATCTACGCTTATGATCATGCCATGCACGGCTTCAGTGCACGCCTCTCCCCAACTCAATTACAAGAGTTACAGAAATCACATGGCTACGTATCATCATACCCTGACATGCCGATCACTGTCGATACAACTCACACATCCCAATTCCTCGGTCTCACCCCAGCCTCCGGCATATGGCCAGCATCAAATTACGGTGAGGATGTGATAATCGGCATGATCGATTCAGGAATATGGCCGGAGAGTAAGAGCTTCGACGATGATGGGATGGCGCCGGTGCCATCAAGATGGAAAGGAACATGCGAGCAAGGAACGGCGTTCAATTCATCGGCGTGTAATCGGAAGCTCATCGGGGCTCGCTTCTTCAACAAGGGGATTACAGCAGCCAACCCCAACGTAACGTTCGCTATCAATTCTCCTCGGGACACTGATGGACACGGCACCCACACAGCGTCCACCGCCACAGGTTCCTACGCTGAAGGCGCGTCCTACTTCGGGTATGCCTCCGGCACTGCCACAGGCATGGCCCCACGTGCCCGCGTCGCTGCATATAAGGTCCTATGGGAGGAAGGAACCTCCGTAGCTGATATCCTTGCAGGGATAGATCATGCAATATCCGACGGCTGTGATGTCATATCCATCTCCCTGGGACTAAATGGTGTACCTTTGTACAATGACCCAGTTGCCATTGCCTCATATGCAGCAATGGAGAAGGGTATTTTCGTATCGTTGTCGGCAGGAAATGATGGGCCATTTTTAGGGACCCTACATAATGGCACTCCTTGGGCACTTACTGTCGGTGCAAGCACTGTGGACCGTCGATTCACGGGGACCATCACGCTCGGGAATGGAGTTTCTGTTGTGGGGGATTCGTTATACATTGCCAATTCTACCACATTGAATCAAACACCTATAGTTTTCATGGGAGCTTGTGACAATCAAACGCTACTAGAGAAGGTTGGTTACAAGATTGTTGTGTGTGTGAGTAATGATTCTGATACCGACCTGCTCAGTGACCAGATCCAACTGGTTTCCTCTTCCAAAGTTGCTGCAGGACTCTTCGTATCAAACACTTCTTACCTTGAATTCTTCATCACCTTTGAATTCCCGGCAGCCATATTAAAGCCCGAAGATTCCCAGACCATCTTGGACTACATCAAAGGGGGTCCCAACCCAACTGCTAGTATTAAGTTTGGTGAGACACTCTTGGGAACGAAACCGGCCCCGACCGTTAGTGGTTATAGTTCCAGAGGGCCATCGTCGAGCTGTCCTGGTGTCCTGAAGCCAGACCTTGTTGCCCCTGGCTCGTTCATACTGGCATCATGGCCTCGTAATGTTTCAGTACTAGaatcaggtggatcacatcagTTATTTAATGACTTCAATTTCCTATCTGGAACATCAATGTCATGTCCACATGCGGCTGGTGTAGCTGCCCTCTTGAGAGCGGCACACCCAGACTGGAGCCCTGCTGCAATTCGCTCTGCGATGATCACTACATCTGATGCATTGGATAACACGCTGCTTCCTATCAAAGATTCTGGCAATGATCTTGAATTAGCCACTCCTCTCGCCCTTGGAGCCGGTCACATCAACCCGAACAAGGCGCTCGACCCTGGTCTAATCTACGATGCAGACACCCGAGACTATGAACAGCTGCTTTGCGCTTTGAATTACACCAAGGAGCAATTCCAAGCCGTCACAAGGTCATCCAACTTCAACTGCTCGAACCCGTCTTCCGATCTCAATTACCCATCTTTCATTGTGTTTGTCAAACCCAACGATACCGGCATCATCAAGGAATTTCGACGGACAGTAACCAACGTTGGGAACGGAATTTCGACATATCAGgccaaagtgggacccatggaaggTTTTGATGTTAAGGTTAATCCTGACACATTAGTTTTCGAAGAGAAGAATGAAAAGCTCAATTTCACTGTTACATTAGTGGCCCAAACAAAAATAGAGGAGTATTTGATGCATGGTTCTCTAAGCTGGGTTGAAGATGGTGGTAAACATGTAGTGATGAGTCCTATTGTAGTTACAACAATCATCTTAGATTCAGTGTAA